The Lysobacter sp. HDW10 genome window below encodes:
- the purM gene encoding phosphoribosylformylglycinamidine cyclo-ligase, whose protein sequence is MTYRDAGVDIHAGNALVERIKPLVKRTTRPEVMGGLGGFGALFNLSGKYREPVLVSGTDGVGTKLKLAQLYNRHDTIGIDLVAMCVNDVLVQGAEPLFFLDYFATGKLDIDTAANVIAGIATGCEQSGCALIGGETAEMPDMYAPGEYDLAGFCVAAVEKDNIIDGSKVREGDVLIGIASSGPHSNGYSLIRKILERSGADPNMDMGGVSLMDALMAPTQLYVKPVLKLLASHDISAMAHITGGGLTENIIRVIPEGLGLDIDARSWEMPPVFQWLQREGNVALSEMWLTFNCGIGFVLIASLANVAAIEADLDTQSLRHWRIGQVVKTTDAEARVRIG, encoded by the coding sequence ATGACCTACCGCGATGCCGGTGTGGACATCCATGCGGGCAACGCCTTGGTCGAGCGCATCAAGCCCTTGGTCAAGCGGACGACGCGCCCTGAAGTCATGGGTGGCCTGGGCGGTTTCGGCGCCCTGTTCAACTTATCGGGTAAATATCGTGAGCCCGTCCTGGTGTCCGGCACCGATGGCGTCGGCACAAAATTGAAATTGGCGCAGCTCTACAACCGTCATGACACGATTGGCATCGATTTGGTCGCCATGTGTGTCAACGACGTGTTGGTGCAAGGCGCCGAGCCTTTGTTCTTCCTCGACTATTTCGCGACGGGCAAGCTCGACATCGACACCGCAGCCAACGTCATCGCAGGCATTGCCACCGGCTGTGAGCAATCAGGGTGCGCATTGATTGGCGGCGAGACCGCCGAGATGCCCGACATGTATGCGCCGGGCGAATACGATCTCGCAGGGTTCTGCGTCGCCGCTGTTGAAAAAGACAACATCATCGACGGCAGCAAAGTGCGCGAAGGCGATGTGTTGATCGGTATTGCGTCGAGTGGTCCGCACTCAAACGGTTACTCGTTGATTCGCAAAATTCTCGAGCGCAGTGGCGCTGATCCGAACATGGACATGGGCGGTGTGTCGTTGATGGATGCCTTGATGGCACCGACGCAACTCTACGTAAAGCCTGTTCTGAAGCTGTTGGCCTCGCACGACATTTCCGCGATGGCGCATATCACCGGCGGTGGCCTCACGGAAAACATCATTCGTGTGATTCCAGAAGGTCTCGGGCTCGACATTGATGCACGCAGCTGGGAGATGCCGCCGGTATTCCAATGGCTGCAGCGCGAAGGCAATGTCGCATTGTCTGAAATGTGGCTGACCTTCAATTGCGGTATCGGATTTGTGTTGATTGCATCGCTTGCGAATGTGGCAGCGATTGAAGCCGACTTGGACACGCAGTCATTGCGTCATTGGCGCATCGGCCAAGTCGTGAAAACGACTGACGCCGAAGCACGCGTTCGCATCGGTTGA
- the purN gene encoding phosphoribosylglycinamide formyltransferase, producing the protein MRLRLAVLCSGRGTNLQAILDAIASGDLSADVVGVFSDKPAADALKRVPEALRWAKPIRAFADRAAYEQALSDAVAATEPDLVVCAGYLRILSDGFIAAQRGQIINVHPSLLPKFPGLATHQRALDAGESEHGATVHQVIPELDAGPVLGRIHLAIQSGDSAETLATRVLAAEHTLLIAVLKLLAAGELKLNSNGGISAGHQQFRSLRLECGE; encoded by the coding sequence ATGCGCCTGCGACTCGCCGTGCTCTGCTCGGGGCGAGGGACCAATTTGCAGGCGATACTCGATGCGATTGCCAGTGGCGATCTCTCGGCAGACGTCGTCGGTGTCTTTTCAGACAAGCCCGCAGCAGACGCTTTAAAGCGCGTACCCGAGGCCTTGCGTTGGGCAAAGCCGATTCGTGCATTTGCAGATCGCGCCGCCTATGAGCAGGCTTTGAGCGACGCGGTCGCTGCAACCGAGCCCGACCTTGTTGTTTGCGCGGGCTACCTGCGCATCTTGTCAGACGGCTTTATCGCCGCTCAGCGCGGTCAGATCATCAATGTGCACCCGTCGCTGCTACCCAAATTTCCGGGGTTAGCGACACACCAACGCGCACTGGATGCCGGCGAATCAGAGCATGGCGCGACCGTTCACCAAGTGATTCCCGAGCTCGATGCAGGCCCCGTGTTAGGGCGGATTCATTTGGCCATTCAATCGGGTGACTCTGCTGAGACGCTCGCTACACGCGTCTTGGCCGCGGAGCATACCTTGCTCATTGCGGTGCTCAAGCTGCTCGCAGCGGGCGAATTGAAGCTGAACAGTAACGGCGGTATTTCCGCTGGTCACCAGCAATTTAGGTCGCTTCGATTAGAGTGCGGCGAATGA
- a CDS encoding DUF3108 domain-containing protein, giving the protein MNCFSRLAALTFVFGALWAGHARAQDAVPQVVLDPEKKILIEGQPHPLQGFQSTYQVFRKGDLAGTAMMQVVHLGSNRWRVDLGIRGTKGLAGFAALNSQQSTVFDQVGALYVPVSQSTVLKTLLSSDKIVGVYNWNTHTASWTGDIKKSRRLPVSLQSGDMNLLLVNLAVVRDAQPGLSLDYRLVDRGRAKPIHFVVAPEQEALQLGEDSFQALAVRRTGVSADESLTVWVSEGVPTPVRMVLVQDDVGELDLQLSSYKVIQ; this is encoded by the coding sequence ATGAATTGTTTCTCCCGCCTCGCCGCTCTCACATTCGTCTTCGGCGCCCTTTGGGCCGGCCATGCGCGTGCACAAGATGCCGTGCCCCAAGTCGTGCTTGATCCAGAGAAAAAAATCTTGATCGAAGGCCAGCCGCACCCTTTGCAAGGCTTTCAATCGACTTACCAAGTGTTTCGCAAAGGCGATTTGGCCGGCACGGCCATGATGCAAGTGGTGCACTTGGGCTCGAACCGCTGGCGCGTCGATCTAGGCATTCGCGGCACCAAGGGATTGGCCGGCTTCGCGGCGCTTAACTCACAGCAAAGCACGGTGTTCGATCAAGTCGGTGCACTGTATGTGCCCGTGTCTCAAAGCACCGTGCTAAAGACCTTGTTGAGCTCGGACAAGATTGTGGGCGTCTATAACTGGAACACGCACACAGCAAGTTGGACGGGCGACATTAAAAAATCGCGTCGTCTGCCGGTGTCATTGCAAAGCGGCGATATGAATTTGCTGTTGGTCAATCTTGCGGTCGTGCGCGATGCGCAGCCTGGCCTCAGCTTGGACTATCGATTGGTAGATCGCGGTCGCGCAAAACCGATCCATTTTGTCGTCGCGCCAGAGCAAGAGGCTTTGCAGTTGGGCGAAGACAGTTTCCAAGCCTTGGCGGTGCGTCGCACGGGCGTCTCCGCTGATGAAAGTTTGACCGTGTGGGTGTCGGAAGGTGTGCCGACGCCGGTTCGCATGGTTTTGGTTCAAGATGATGTCGGTGAACTGGATCTCCAGCTCTCTTCTTACAAGGTAATCCAATGA
- a CDS encoding DUF3108 domain-containing protein, giving the protein MNIRKHALSTALLVSGALFATGAVQAGDLKPFNATYKATYMGMSGTGKMSLEQTGNRNKVVLSVDALLGSATYSSVFDDNGGNWKLVSSTDHRKFVGKKMLRTGAFDWSKGEARWSGDVKADRQGPIKLQAGDVDPIALDLALVRDVKAGKPLRYRMLESGKAKSMNFTVAGKETVTVGGKSVTATKVVRTDNGDELAVWVADGYPVPVRLRQTDDGAVTDLKLQSVN; this is encoded by the coding sequence ATGAATATTCGCAAGCACGCTTTGTCCACAGCGCTTTTGGTGTCCGGTGCCCTGTTCGCAACCGGCGCAGTACAGGCCGGAGATTTGAAGCCTTTCAATGCGACCTACAAAGCCACGTACATGGGCATGTCCGGTACCGGCAAAATGTCCTTGGAACAAACGGGCAATCGCAACAAGGTCGTGTTGAGCGTCGATGCATTGCTCGGCTCTGCGACTTATTCCAGCGTGTTCGACGATAACGGTGGCAATTGGAAATTGGTGTCCAGCACCGACCATCGCAAATTCGTCGGCAAGAAAATGCTGCGCACCGGCGCCTTCGATTGGAGCAAGGGCGAAGCACGCTGGAGCGGCGACGTCAAAGCAGATCGCCAAGGCCCAATCAAGTTGCAAGCCGGTGACGTCGATCCGATTGCGTTGGACCTTGCACTCGTGCGCGACGTCAAGGCGGGCAAGCCGTTGCGCTATCGCATGCTTGAAAGCGGTAAAGCGAAATCGATGAACTTCACCGTGGCCGGCAAAGAAACCGTGACCGTGGGCGGCAAGTCAGTCACTGCGACGAAAGTTGTCCGCACCGACAACGGCGACGAACTGGCGGTGTGGGTGGCAGACGGCTATCCGGTACCCGTGCGCTTGCGTCAGACAGACGATGGCGCAGTGACCGATCTGAAATTGCAGTCGGTCAATTAA
- the murA gene encoding UDP-N-acetylglucosamine 1-carboxyvinyltransferase — MQKIVVEGGAVLNGEVVISGAKNAVLPILCATLLADEVVTVRNVPNLHDVKTTAKVLEGLGATISIDEATFGTGIDSAIVVDPRTVNSHVAPYELVRTMRASVLVLGPLLAKYGAAEVSLPGGCAIGSRPVDQHLKGMEALGAEVVVEHGYIRATAKKLKGATVVFDMVSVGATENVLMAATLAEGTTVLENAAMEPEIVDLAKCLIAMGAKIEGAGTARITVEGVERLHGATHDVLADRIETGTFLVAAAMTGGRVTCKHANPDTMDAVLRKLEQAGAEVTVAGNDITLDMHGKRPKAVDIVTAPHPAFPTDMQAQFMAMSCISEGASMINETIFENRFMHVQELQRLGADIKVDGHAAIVRGVDTLSGAPVMATDLRASACLILAGLVAKGETQIDRIYHLDRGYENIEQKFAGLGATIRRID, encoded by the coding sequence ATGCAAAAGATTGTTGTTGAAGGTGGTGCGGTACTGAACGGCGAAGTCGTGATCTCTGGCGCCAAGAATGCCGTGCTGCCAATTCTGTGTGCCACCTTGTTGGCAGACGAAGTGGTGACGGTGCGCAATGTGCCTAATCTGCACGACGTGAAAACCACGGCCAAAGTGCTCGAAGGTTTGGGCGCAACGATCAGTATCGATGAAGCAACGTTTGGAACCGGTATCGACAGTGCCATCGTCGTCGATCCGCGCACGGTGAACTCGCATGTGGCGCCGTACGAACTTGTGCGCACCATGCGTGCTTCGGTGCTCGTGTTGGGGCCCTTGCTTGCGAAGTACGGTGCCGCAGAAGTGTCATTGCCAGGCGGCTGTGCAATTGGGTCGCGTCCGGTCGATCAACATTTGAAAGGCATGGAAGCGCTCGGTGCAGAAGTGGTCGTCGAGCACGGCTATATCCGCGCTACGGCCAAAAAGTTGAAAGGCGCCACGGTGGTGTTCGACATGGTGAGTGTCGGTGCAACTGAAAACGTCTTGATGGCGGCCACGTTGGCTGAGGGTACGACCGTGTTGGAAAACGCGGCCATGGAGCCTGAAATCGTCGACCTTGCGAAATGCTTGATTGCGATGGGCGCAAAGATTGAAGGCGCGGGGACCGCGCGTATCACCGTAGAAGGTGTAGAACGACTACACGGTGCAACGCATGACGTGTTGGCAGATCGAATTGAAACCGGCACGTTCTTGGTTGCGGCAGCGATGACCGGCGGGCGCGTGACCTGCAAACATGCGAACCCGGACACCATGGATGCGGTGTTGCGCAAGCTTGAACAAGCGGGCGCGGAAGTGACGGTCGCAGGTAATGACATCACCTTGGACATGCACGGCAAACGTCCGAAAGCCGTGGATATCGTGACGGCGCCGCATCCGGCGTTCCCGACCGATATGCAAGCGCAATTCATGGCGATGTCGTGCATCTCTGAGGGTGCATCGATGATCAACGAAACGATTTTTGAAAATCGCTTTATGCACGTTCAAGAGCTGCAGCGCTTGGGTGCGGACATCAAAGTCGATGGTCACGCGGCGATTGTGCGCGGCGTCGACACCTTGTCCGGGGCGCCGGTGATGGCAACAGATCTACGTGCGTCTGCGTGTTTGATTCTTGCGGGCTTGGTCGCGAAAGGTGAAACGCAGATTGATCGCATCTACCACTTGGATCGTGGTTACGAAAATATCGAGCAAAAGTTCGCCGGCCTCGGCGCAACGATCCGGCGTATTGATTAA
- a CDS encoding BolA/IbaG family iron-sulfur metabolism protein, which produces MNPDTIRSMIEAGMPGAQVVVQGEDGVHFEAQVISDDFKGKLPLARHRLVYATLGDKMGGEIHALALKTLTQDEAAAAGC; this is translated from the coding sequence ATGAACCCAGACACCATTCGCAGCATGATTGAGGCCGGTATGCCGGGTGCGCAGGTGGTCGTGCAGGGTGAGGACGGCGTGCATTTTGAAGCGCAAGTCATCAGTGATGATTTCAAGGGCAAGCTGCCCTTAGCGCGCCATCGTCTCGTCTACGCCACCTTGGGCGACAAGATGGGCGGCGAGATCCATGCGCTTGCCCTCAAGACATTGACGCAAGACGAAGCCGCAGCCGCCGGTTGCTAA
- a CDS encoding KpsF/GutQ family sugar-phosphate isomerase has protein sequence MSEKGMPEAMDFAASGRRVFEVEADALRVVGARIDQDFSAACAALMGTTGRVVCVGMGKSGHVARKIAATLASTGTPAFFVHPGEAGHGDLGMITDADTVLMLSNSGETDELLMLLPVLARQGNRVIAMTGRPESTLARAADRHLDVSVPVEACPLDLAPTSSTTAALAMGDALAVALLEARGFTSDDFARSHPAGSLGRRLLLHIHNVMHVGDEVPRVSEHASLSDALVEMSRKRLGMTAITREDGELLGLFTDGDLRRTLNTPGLDVHTTPIASVMTRAPRTIGPQQLAVEAAQLMEAHQINALLVVDENAKLVGALNIHDLLRARVV, from the coding sequence ATGTCCGAGAAAGGAATGCCGGAGGCCATGGATTTCGCCGCAAGCGGACGACGTGTATTCGAGGTTGAAGCCGATGCGCTTCGCGTCGTTGGCGCACGTATTGACCAAGACTTCTCTGCGGCCTGTGCCGCCCTGATGGGCACCACTGGCCGCGTGGTCTGCGTCGGCATGGGCAAATCAGGCCACGTCGCGCGCAAGATCGCCGCCACCCTCGCCTCCACCGGGACGCCTGCGTTTTTTGTGCACCCGGGCGAAGCGGGCCACGGTGACCTCGGCATGATCACAGACGCCGACACCGTTCTCATGCTGTCGAACTCGGGCGAGACCGACGAACTGCTCATGCTGCTGCCCGTGCTCGCACGCCAAGGCAATCGGGTCATCGCCATGACCGGTCGCCCTGAATCGACCCTGGCGCGCGCTGCAGATCGACATCTGGATGTCAGCGTGCCCGTGGAAGCCTGCCCGCTCGATCTAGCGCCCACCAGCAGCACCACGGCCGCCTTGGCCATGGGTGACGCTCTGGCCGTTGCCCTGCTCGAAGCACGTGGCTTTACCTCAGACGATTTTGCGCGCTCACATCCCGCAGGCAGCCTCGGACGCCGCTTGCTTCTGCATATTCACAACGTGATGCACGTGGGTGACGAAGTCCCGCGCGTGAGTGAGCACGCCAGCCTGAGCGACGCCCTGGTCGAAATGAGCCGCAAGCGCTTGGGCATGACCGCCATCACCCGCGAAGACGGCGAGCTGCTCGGCCTCTTCACCGACGGCGATTTGCGCCGCACATTGAACACGCCGGGCCTGGACGTCCACACCACGCCCATCGCGTCGGTCATGACGCGTGCACCGCGCACGATCGGGCCGCAACAACTTGCCGTAGAAGCCGCGCAGTTGATGGAAGCCCATCAGATCAATGCACTGTTGGTTGTCGACGAAAACGCCAAACTTGTCGGCGCGCTGAACATTCACGACTTGTTGCGTGCCCGCGTGGTCTGA
- a CDS encoding HAD-IIIA family hydrolase, with the protein MSSKPHSPDLHARAKAVRLVAFDIDGTLTDGRLVFDSEGRELKAFHSQDGMGIALLVRHGFEVAFVTARESRIVEARGRELKIQHIHTGEKDKSGCIRALVERLGMSLDEVAFMGDDLPDLAVMRLVGLAAVPSDAHACVKAIAHFESEKAGGRGGARELCDVLLQAHGFADAIYSPGDAQ; encoded by the coding sequence ATGTCTTCAAAGCCCCATTCACCCGATCTCCATGCCCGCGCGAAAGCGGTGCGTCTGGTCGCCTTCGATATCGACGGCACACTCACCGATGGGCGTTTGGTGTTCGATTCAGAGGGTCGTGAACTCAAAGCCTTCCACTCGCAAGATGGCATGGGCATTGCCCTGCTGGTGCGCCATGGGTTTGAAGTTGCATTTGTCACTGCGCGGGAAAGTCGCATCGTCGAAGCCCGCGGACGTGAACTCAAGATTCAGCACATCCATACCGGCGAGAAAGACAAATCAGGATGCATCCGTGCATTGGTTGAACGCCTTGGCATGTCTTTGGATGAGGTCGCCTTCATGGGCGATGATTTGCCCGATTTGGCGGTGATGCGTCTTGTCGGCTTGGCCGCAGTGCCGTCAGATGCACACGCATGTGTGAAGGCGATTGCGCATTTTGAATCCGAAAAAGCCGGCGGTCGCGGCGGCGCGCGCGAGTTGTGCGACGTCTTACTGCAAGCACACGGGTTTGCAGACGCGATTTACAGCCCGGGTGACGCGCAATGA
- the lptC gene encoding LPS export ABC transporter periplasmic protein LptC, whose translation MNWRGAITAALVVGALISGIAVWQAQQRLRSEAPDQAAPDYVLHNFTLVALNATGTKAFTLRAPLLERNPVDHSMTLQTPRFTFPDKKSRLWEATSNTAWVSDKAEEVRMRGAVRLYSPDGQSKAVMRSEKMNVFPQQNRAVSDVEVAVTQPGVILRGRGFEAQMDQDRVTLKSEVRAQYDPNVSQ comes from the coding sequence ATGAACTGGCGCGGTGCGATTACAGCGGCTTTGGTCGTTGGGGCGCTGATCTCCGGCATCGCCGTGTGGCAGGCACAACAACGCTTGCGATCTGAAGCACCCGATCAAGCTGCCCCGGACTACGTCTTGCATAACTTCACGTTGGTGGCTTTGAACGCCACGGGCACGAAGGCGTTTACGTTGCGAGCACCGTTGCTGGAGCGCAACCCAGTCGACCACAGCATGACCCTGCAAACGCCCCGCTTCACGTTCCCCGACAAAAAGAGCCGTTTGTGGGAAGCCACTTCGAATACCGCATGGGTATCCGACAAGGCAGAAGAAGTACGTATGCGTGGTGCGGTTCGCCTGTATTCACCCGATGGTCAATCCAAAGCCGTGATGCGCAGCGAGAAAATGAATGTTTTCCCGCAGCAAAACCGTGCCGTGAGTGATGTCGAGGTCGCGGTAACCCAGCCCGGCGTTATACTTCGCGGTCGAGGATTCGAGGCCCAAATGGACCAAGATCGCGTCACTCTGAAATCGGAAGTCCGAGCCCAATATGACCCCAATGTCTCTCAGTAA
- the lptA gene encoding lipopolysaccharide transport periplasmic protein LptA — protein MSLSKHVLSALAMAACFAGAAQARSSDRKAPMNIEASTQECTLGAKMVCTLSGNVIITQGTLKVNAGRAVITQADGRPQRGQLSGGVTVNQELDDGTPMSSKSANADYDFINEVITLTGNVTVTQPRGSMSGARIVYNTKTGQVNSGGDGTRVKMVIMPKG, from the coding sequence ATGTCTCTCAGTAAGCACGTGTTGAGTGCCCTCGCGATGGCCGCCTGCTTTGCCGGCGCCGCACAGGCGCGTTCCAGTGATCGCAAGGCGCCGATGAATATCGAAGCCTCGACCCAGGAATGCACCCTGGGCGCAAAAATGGTCTGCACCCTGTCGGGCAACGTGATCATCACGCAAGGCACGCTCAAGGTAAACGCGGGCCGCGCCGTCATCACGCAAGCCGATGGCCGCCCTCAGCGTGGCCAGTTGTCAGGCGGCGTGACCGTGAATCAAGAATTGGATGACGGCACGCCGATGTCCAGCAAGTCAGCCAATGCCGACTACGATTTCATCAACGAAGTCATTACCTTGACGGGCAATGTGACCGTGACACAACCGCGCGGCTCCATGTCTGGTGCACGCATCGTCTACAACACGAAGACTGGCCAAGTGAACAGTGGGGGCGATGGCACCCGCGTCAAAATGGTCATCATGCCCAAGGGTTGA